A window of the Oncorhynchus mykiss isolate Arlee chromosome 15, USDA_OmykA_1.1, whole genome shotgun sequence genome harbors these coding sequences:
- the LOC110489787 gene encoding microtubule-associated protein 4 isoform X9, whose protein sequence is MSSLSNQPPGSPFSEYSELCKVPSMAPATAPQAWDWQHGDMGPPRSLGGAPGLTDEDKLCFFDPSAGVGLDADLKVPGRGGCQGLGSAGESPESQVSSSPSPLSCGNNGVLHPPVPGSPARRMELPLPSSPPIPAPASTGVWNPGFSESSPKTLPPQNIASPNYCVIGVVNDNYLERGDEDSASALGGLQMTEGSSEESEDEEEEEVELEPCFMGRANQQRKALRRAMSECSHLSVPSSLELPDHYPGAGLDELTTPMGGPRRSCHSTMKRSLTVSDDQLPPTLFAAGATRSDLRQDQEPTLHFSPFPPMRDCGGSSPLSPLEGIVEGPGADKNEDVLLPVPLSSQAISGMGTGLGIVTNPGTGIGTGMGTNICTVKSEKMDKPEKEETMDHFEKLNQFDMLDKLDKVEKKDSTGKTEASVKVAYAGPLDKGEKMGQMDKAEKTEKLEPAEKVDKEEKTEKVDKMDKGDNTDKVEKTDKVEKMDKVEKPEETEQNIEKMEKTPEKPEAEVKLDTFDKMETQPGKMETQPGKMETQPGKMETQPGKMETQPGKMETQPGKMETQPGKMETQPGKMETQPGKMETQPGKMETQPDKMETQPDKMETQPDKMETQPDKMETPPDKMETQPDKEKTDHVGKVTVTGEKVTENVEKPKDNVEKEDKKPELAQKLNKQVKVEKSEKKELKSPEKKTDKKSETADKAKKPASKPSTNGSSAAPSKDLPSPDKKTKPVAGATKLSAAKPRPSSAASTGAAAPKRPTPSSTSTTTSATLLNKKTPVPKAPTPTAGPKRPSSTVSRPTSAATTSTTEPREVKPKTTTERRPLVPKATAASTARTAAPKNGTATTATSKPATATRTPIASRTAGSVPATRRPLASKTDSKPGEDKKPSTLKSTTADSTRPRTSTTRSSIASTTSAAPRVRPSTTKPAPSSSSTVSEKKPAVPRVPRPTSTTTTGSANATRTTSRPGTAPAPDIRNVRSKIGSTDNMKYQPGGGKVSGRSDALAKGSSSKETSEAKVQIVSKKLDFSHVTSRLGSKDNIKHVPGGGKVQILNKKVDLSKVTSKCGSKANIKHKPGGGDVKIESQKVNNKDQAKSKVGSMDNLCHEPGGGNIKAEGAEKTAEENGAPSSDASAKVPGQASSPAQENGVKEGAPCGSQGIHDPQGFDSRIPETSF, encoded by the exons ATGTCTTCTCTCTCCAACCAGCCGCCTGGCTCTCCGTTCTCAGAGTACAGTGAGCTGTGTAAGGTCCCCTCCATGGCCCCCGCCACAGCCCCCCAGGCTTGGGACTGGCAGCATGGAGACATGGGGCCTCCCAGGAGCCTCGGTGGGGCCCCGGGACTCACCGACGAGGACAAGCTGTGCTTCTTTGACCCGTCAGCCGGTGTTGGCTTGGATGCGGATCTCAAGGTACCTGGCAGGGGGGGCTGTCAGGGGTTAGGCAGCGCTGGGGAGAGCCCAGAAAGCCAAgtgtcttcctccccctcccctctgagCTGTGGGAACAATGGGGTCCTACATCCCCCCGTACCTGGTTCCCCAGCTCGACGCATGGAGCTACCCTTACCCTCTAGCCCGCCCATACCAGCCCCAGCCAGCACCGGTGTGTGGAACCCTGGATTCTCAGAGTCCAGCCCCAAGACCCTTCCACCCCAGAATATTGCCAGCCCTAATTACTGTGTCATCGGTGTTGTCAATGACAACTACCTGGAGAGGGGCGACGAGGACAGCGCATCAGCACTAGGCGGCCTCCAAATGACAGAGGGATCCTCGGAGGAGagcgaggacgaggaggaggaagaggtggaacTTGAGCCGTGTTTCATGGGGCGTGCTAACCAGCAGCGGAAGGCTCTGCGGCGGGCCATGTCTGAATGCTCCCACCTCTCGGTACCCTCTAGCCTGGAGCTGCCCGACCATTACCCTGGAGCTGGGCTGGATGAGCTAACAACGCCCATGGGCGGTCCGCGCCGCTCCTGCCACTCCACCATGAAGCGTTCACTGACTGTTTCGGACGACCAGCTGCCCCCCACTCTGTTTGCTGCAGGCGCCACCCGCTCCGACCTGAGGCAGGACCAGGAGCCCACCCTACACTTCTCACCCTTCCCCCCAATGAGAGACTGTGGGGGCAGCTCTCCGCTCTCACCTCTAGAGGGCATCGTGGAGGGGCCCGGGGCAGACAAGAACGAGGACGTGCTGCTGCCTGTACCCCTCAGCAGCCAGGCCATCAGCGGGATGGGCACCGGCCTGGGCATTGTCACAAACCCAGGAACCGGCATTGGCACGGGTATGGGTACCAACATCTGCACAG tcaaaTCAGAGAAGATGGACAAACCAGAGAAAGAGGAGACGATGGACCACTTTGAGAAGTTGAACCAATTTGACATGTTGGATAAGCTCGATAAAGTGGAGAAGAAGGATTCGACTGGGAAGACTGAGGCGTCAGTGAAGGTGGCGTATGCAGGACCACTGGACAAAGGAGAGAAGATGGGTCAAATGGACAAGGCAGAGAAAACGGAAAAGCTGGAGCCGGCAGAAAAGGTAGACAAAGAAGAAAAAACAGAGAAGGTGGATAAAATGGATAAGGGCGACAACACAGACAAGGTAGAGAAAACTGACAAAGTAGAGAAGATGGACAAGGTTGAAAAGCCTGAGGAGACAGAACAGAATATTGAAAAAATGGAGAAGACCCCAGAGAAACCGGAGGCAGAGGTGAAGTTGGACACATTTGATAAGATGGAAACACAGCCTGGCAAGATGGAAACACAGCCTGGCAAGATGGAAACACAGCCTGGCAAGATGGAAACACAGCCTGGCAAGATGGAAACACAGCCTGGCAAGATGGAAACACAGCCTGGCAAGATGGAAACACAGCCTGGCAAGATGGAAACACAGCCTGGCAAGATGGAAACACAGCCTGGCAAGATGGAAACACAGCCTGGCAAGATGGAAACACAGCCTGACAAGATGGAAACACAGCCTGACAAGATGGAAACACAGCCTGACAAGATGGAAACACAGCCTGACAAGATGGAAACACCGCCTGACAAGATGGAAACACAGCCTGACAAGGAGAAGACAGATCATGTTGGAAAGGTAACAGTAACAGGTGAGAAAGTAACAGAAAATGTTGAGAAGCCCAAAGACAACGTTGAGAAGGAGGATAAGAAGCCAGAGCTGGCTCAGAAATTAAACAAGCAGGTTAAGGTGGAGAAATCGGAGAAAAAAGAGCTGAAAAGTCCTGAGAAAAAGACGGACAAGAAATCAGAGACCGCTGATAAGGCCAAAAAACCTGCAAGTAAACCCTCGACCAATGGGAGCAGTGCCGCACCAAGCAAGGACCTGCCCAGTCCAGACAAGAAGACCAAG CCTGTCGCCGGGGCAACCAAACTGAGCGCCGCTAAGCCACGGCCGAGCTCGGCAGCATCCACTGGTGCTGCCGCCCCCAAACGCCCCaccccttcctccacctccaccaccacctcagccacCCTCCTCAACAAAAAAACGCCCGTGCCCAAGGCCCCTACTCCCACTGCTGGCCCCAAGCGGCCTTCGTCCACAGTCAGCCGACCCACATCCGcagccaccacctccaccactgaGCCACGTGAGGTCAAGCCCAAG acGACCACAGAGAGGCGTCCTCTAGTGCCAAAGGCCACCGCCGCCTCCACGGCTCGAACTGCTGCCCCCAAAAACGGCACTGCCACCACGGCAACCAGTAAACCAGCCACGGCGACCCGCACTCCCATTGCATCCCGCACTGCCGGCAGCGTACCCGCAACCAGACGCCCTCTGG CATCAAAGACTGACAGCAAGCCAGGAGAGGACAAGAAGCCCAGCACTCTGAAGTCAACAACAG CAGACTCCACCCGGCCCCGGACCAGCACCACCCGCAGCTCTATAGCTAGCACCACCAGCGCCGCCCCCCGTGTCCGCCCCTCCACCACCAaacctgccccctcctcctcctccacagtatCAGAGAAGAAGCCGGCTGTGCCCCGCGTCCCCCgtcccacctccaccaccaccacgggTAGTGCCAACGCCACGCGTACCACCTCCCGCCCAGGCACAGCCCCCGCACCAGACATTCGCAATGTGCGCTCCAAGATCGGCTCCACGGACAACATGAAGTACCAGCCCGGAGGGGGGAAG GTCTCTGGCAGGAGCGACGCCCTGGCCAAAGGCTCCTCCTCCAAAGAGACCAGCGAGGCCAAA GTTCAGATAGTCTCCAAAAAGCTGGACTTCAGCCACGTCACCTCACGCTTGGGTTCCAAGGACAATATCAAGCATGTTCCTGGTGGAGGGAAG GTAcagatactcaacaagaaggtGGATCTAAGCAAAGTGACATCGAAGTGTGGCTCCAAGGCCAACATCAAACACAAGCCTG GGGGCGGCGATGTGAAGATCGAGTCCCAGAAAGTGAACAACAAGGATCAGGCTAAATCCAAAGTGGGCTCAATGGACAACCTCTGTCATGAGCCCGGTGGTGGCAACATCAAG GCTGAGGGAGCCGAGAAGACGGCAGAGGAAAATGGGGCTCCCTCCAGTGATGCCTCAGCCAAGGTGCCAGGGCAGGCAAGCAGCCCCGCCCAGGAGAATGGGGTGAAGGAGGGTGCCCCCTGCGGAAGCCAGGGCATCCATGACCCCCAGGGCTTTGACTCGCGCATCCCTGAGACAA GCTTCTAA